One Thiocapsa sp. genomic window carries:
- the mgtE gene encoding magnesium transporter, whose protein sequence is MTETTEAPRLRWTRGRPGETLDVNRPLVKAIGRLIKAGEREEIRRLLRTWHPQDIVELLVQLPLKRARKLFLVLPPGPAAKVIAGLNNDFRSALLEDATIERLAEILDGRDAEDVVHVLTELPDEVQARLIPHLREADAIRELKAYQEDSAGSIMTRKLVAVPPDWSVGQVVAEVRRRADLIKKLSAVYVVDADRKLLGYLKLRDLLLRPSDIPVAQVMRTDLVAVSSEMDQEEVVRVTTENDLITVPVVDAEGRLLGRITADELQRVVRDEAEEDVRLLSGVSPDARPDDPVLGIVKNRLPWLLAGLVGALVSGSVISSYEAEIAAAAILASFIPIVMSMAGNAGIQAATVAIQGLAAGTLWIGDLPWRLVKEMLAALLNGSIAALILAVIVLVVGPLVGVADPLRLALTAGVALTVVTLLAVTMGAAVPLILHYFKIDPAMATGIFITTGNDIIAVLVFFLVASLLYL, encoded by the coding sequence ATGACAGAGACCACCGAAGCGCCACGGCTGCGTTGGACGCGCGGCCGGCCCGGCGAGACCCTGGACGTGAACCGCCCCCTGGTCAAGGCCATCGGGCGCTTGATCAAGGCGGGGGAGCGCGAGGAGATTCGCCGTCTGCTGCGAACCTGGCACCCGCAAGACATCGTCGAGCTACTCGTACAGCTTCCCCTGAAGCGCGCGCGCAAACTGTTTTTGGTCTTGCCGCCCGGCCCCGCCGCAAAGGTGATCGCCGGGCTCAACAACGATTTTCGCAGCGCCCTGCTCGAAGACGCCACGATCGAGCGCCTCGCCGAGATCCTCGACGGTCGGGACGCCGAGGACGTGGTTCATGTCCTGACCGAGCTTCCCGACGAGGTTCAGGCGCGGCTGATCCCGCACCTGCGCGAGGCCGATGCGATCCGCGAGCTCAAGGCGTATCAGGAGGATTCGGCCGGCAGCATCATGACCCGCAAGCTGGTCGCGGTGCCGCCGGACTGGAGCGTGGGGCAGGTCGTGGCCGAGGTGCGTCGTCGCGCCGATCTGATCAAAAAACTCTCGGCGGTCTATGTCGTGGATGCGGACCGCAAGCTCCTGGGCTATCTGAAGTTGCGAGATCTGCTGCTGCGCCCGAGCGACATCCCGGTGGCACAGGTCATGCGCACCGATCTCGTCGCGGTCAGCTCGGAAATGGATCAGGAAGAGGTCGTGCGCGTGACCACGGAGAACGACCTCATCACGGTGCCCGTGGTGGATGCCGAAGGTCGGCTGCTCGGGCGCATCACCGCCGACGAGCTGCAGCGCGTGGTCCGCGACGAGGCCGAGGAGGACGTGCGTCTGCTCAGCGGTGTCTCGCCCGACGCACGGCCCGACGACCCGGTGCTCGGCATCGTGAAGAACCGCTTGCCTTGGTTGCTCGCGGGTCTGGTCGGTGCGCTCGTCTCGGGCAGCGTCATCAGCTCCTACGAGGCGGAGATCGCCGCCGCGGCCATCCTCGCGAGCTTCATCCCGATCGTGATGTCGATGGCCGGCAATGCCGGTATTCAAGCCGCGACGGTCGCCATCCAGGGCCTCGCGGCCGGCACCCTCTGGATCGGCGATCTGCCCTGGCGTCTCGTCAAGGAGATGCTCGCGGCCTTGCTGAACGGGTCGATCGCTGCGCTGATCCTCGCCGTGATCGTGCTCGTCGTGGGGCCCTTGGTGGGTGTTGCGGATCCACTCCGCTTAGCGTTGACCGCAGGCGTGGCCTTGACCGTCGTGACACTGCTTGCCGTGACCATGGGCGCGGCCGTTCCGCTGATCCTCCACTACTTCAAGATCGATCCGGCGATGGCCACGGGCATCTTCATCACCACCGGCAACGATATCATTGCGGTCCTGGTGTTCTTCCTGGTGGCGTCGCTGCTTTACCTCTGA
- a CDS encoding choice-of-anchor I family protein, with the protein MSFTTVSRLTAGCALALGIGAPALAGPDAFLPKIAIAPLGTYATGVFAESAAEIVAHDPRTQRLFVVNAQSLSVDVLDIRTPSAPQLLFSVNLGGIVNSVSVHKGLIVAAVEADPKTDPGKAVFFNADGKILASVEVGALPDMATFTPDGKRVLVANEGEPSDDYEVDPEGSVSIIELPRNIRRLSQHDVRTADFKKFNDATLDPSVRVFGPNATVAQDFEPEYITVAKDSKTAWVALQENNAIAVLDIEAGTFSAVHGLGFKDHSLAGNELDASDRDGAINIVNWPILGMYLPDAIASYEHRGQTYIVTANEGDARDYDGFSEEARVKNIDLNPAVFPDAALLQADENLGRLTVTTALGVDPKTGLHDEIYAFGARSFSIWTADMEQVYDSGADFERITADAYPEFFNSNHEENSFDNRSDNKGPEPEGVAVAKLWGRTYAFIGLERIGGVMVYDVTNPYAPSFVQYLNNRDFSAEPGTPEAGDLGAEGLTVIEGWKSPIRGVPLLVVANEVSGTTTLFRIERVRR; encoded by the coding sequence ATGTCGTTTACGACCGTCTCTCGACTCACCGCAGGCTGCGCTCTGGCGCTCGGTATCGGCGCTCCGGCCCTAGCGGGTCCGGATGCATTTCTGCCTAAGATCGCCATCGCGCCGCTCGGCACCTATGCAACCGGCGTGTTCGCCGAATCCGCGGCCGAGATCGTGGCCCACGATCCCAGGACGCAGCGCCTGTTCGTTGTCAATGCGCAGAGCCTCAGCGTCGATGTACTCGACATCCGCACCCCCTCGGCTCCGCAGCTCTTGTTCAGCGTGAACCTCGGCGGGATCGTCAACAGCGTGTCTGTCCACAAGGGGCTGATCGTCGCCGCGGTCGAAGCGGACCCCAAAACGGATCCGGGCAAGGCGGTCTTCTTCAACGCCGACGGTAAGATCCTCGCGTCCGTCGAGGTGGGTGCGCTGCCGGACATGGCGACCTTCACCCCGGACGGCAAGCGGGTGCTGGTGGCCAACGAAGGCGAGCCGAGCGACGATTACGAGGTCGATCCGGAGGGCTCGGTCAGCATCATCGAGCTGCCGCGAAACATTCGTAGACTTTCGCAGCATGACGTACGCACGGCCGATTTCAAAAAATTCAACGACGCGACGCTGGATCCGAGCGTGCGGGTGTTCGGTCCGAACGCGACCGTGGCACAGGACTTCGAGCCCGAATACATCACGGTCGCCAAGGATTCCAAGACCGCCTGGGTGGCGCTGCAGGAGAACAACGCCATCGCCGTCCTGGATATCGAGGCCGGTACATTCAGCGCCGTCCATGGCCTCGGCTTCAAAGATCACAGCCTGGCGGGCAACGAGCTGGATGCGAGCGATCGCGACGGGGCCATCAACATCGTCAACTGGCCGATTCTGGGGATGTATCTGCCGGACGCGATCGCGAGCTACGAGCATCGCGGACAGACCTACATCGTGACCGCCAACGAGGGTGACGCGCGCGACTATGATGGCTTCAGCGAGGAAGCGCGCGTCAAGAATATCGATCTGAATCCAGCGGTCTTTCCCGATGCGGCCCTCCTTCAGGCGGACGAGAATCTCGGCCGATTGACCGTCACGACGGCCCTGGGTGTCGATCCGAAGACGGGGCTGCACGATGAGATCTACGCCTTCGGTGCCCGCTCCTTCTCAATCTGGACCGCCGACATGGAGCAGGTCTACGACAGCGGCGCGGATTTCGAGCGCATCACAGCGGATGCCTATCCGGAGTTCTTCAACTCGAACCACGAGGAGAACAGTTTCGACAACCGCAGCGACAACAAGGGACCCGAGCCCGAGGGCGTGGCCGTGGCCAAGCTCTGGGGGCGTACCTATGCCTTCATCGGCCTGGAGCGCATCGGCGGCGTCATGGTTTACGACGTCACCAACCCCTATGCACCGAGCTTCGTTCAGTACCTCAACAACCGCGATTTCAGTGCCGAGCCGGGCACGCCTGAGGCGGGCGATCTGGGCGCCGAGGGTCTGACGGTGATCGAGGGGTGGAAGAGTCCGATTCGCGGGGTGCCCTTGTTGGTCGTTGCCAACGAGGTGAGCGGCACGACCACACTGTTCCGCATCGAGCGGGTCCGCCGGTAA
- a CDS encoding universal stress protein, translated as MNLLRKCPCPVWLIKCGGSRSFRRILAAVDVGDSNRPGEETRHAMNCRILEVASALARSECAELHVAYARDAVGEAIMRGTTVNTPEKYVASMGTVGRTGIPGLLMGNTAETILQQVDCSVLAIKPPGFVTPVTLDA; from the coding sequence ATGAACCTTTTGCGCAAGTGCCCCTGTCCGGTGTGGCTCATCAAGTGCGGGGGATCGCGTTCCTTCAGGCGAATCCTGGCGGCCGTCGATGTCGGCGACAGCAACCGACCCGGCGAGGAGACGCGTCATGCCATGAATTGCCGGATCCTGGAGGTCGCGAGCGCGCTGGCACGGTCAGAATGCGCGGAGCTGCATGTCGCCTATGCCCGGGACGCGGTCGGCGAAGCCATCATGCGCGGGACCACGGTCAACACGCCGGAGAAGTACGTTGCGTCCATGGGGACCGTCGGCCGCACCGGCATCCCCGGCCTGCTGATGGGCAACACCGCGGAAACAATCCTGCAGCAGGTCGATTGCTCGGTGTTGGCCATCAAGCCGCCCGGGTTCGTCACGCCGGTGACGCTGGACGCCTGA
- a CDS encoding hemolysin family protein, producing the protein MDILVLVALILLNGLFAMSEIALVTARRARLARLAEDGDRAAAIAVRLGEEPNRFLSTIQIGITSIGILSGIFGEAALAEPLALWLQGLGMEQGPSEIGSTILVVVMITYFAIVVGELVPKRIGQINPERIARLVARPMYLLSIASRPFVHLLAGSTALLLRLIGQRETPGPTVTEEEIHAMLEEGSDAGVIEKTEHDMVRNVFRLDDRQIGSLMVPRSEVVWLDVNRPLEENLALIAESFHSRFPVCEGGLDDMIGIVTSKQLFNQTLKGEQVDLQKDLMAPVYVPESLTGMELLDQFRSSGSQMVFVVDEYGGVEGLVTLSDVIESVTGELLPHSTEESWAVQREDGSWLLDGLIPILELKDRLGIKRVPEEEKGRYHTLSGMMMWLLGRLPSTGDISTWEGWRLEVVDLDGRRIDKVLATPLPESAVEPPAGPDGGRSSTETEADGGLPIP; encoded by the coding sequence ATGGACATTCTAGTTCTTGTCGCCCTGATTCTTCTCAACGGCCTGTTCGCCATGTCCGAGATCGCGCTCGTCACCGCGCGACGGGCACGCCTCGCCCGACTCGCGGAAGACGGCGATCGCGCCGCCGCCATCGCGGTGCGACTCGGCGAAGAGCCGAACCGGTTCTTGTCGACCATCCAGATCGGCATCACCTCGATCGGCATCCTCAGCGGTATCTTCGGCGAGGCGGCACTCGCCGAGCCACTTGCGCTCTGGCTGCAGGGGCTCGGCATGGAGCAGGGCCCGAGCGAGATCGGCTCGACGATCCTGGTCGTGGTCATGATCACCTATTTCGCGATCGTCGTCGGCGAGCTCGTGCCCAAGCGCATCGGCCAAATCAACCCGGAACGCATCGCCCGCTTGGTGGCACGACCCATGTACCTGTTGTCGATCGCCTCGCGTCCCTTCGTCCACTTGCTCGCAGGCTCGACCGCGCTGCTGCTGAGGCTGATCGGTCAACGCGAGACCCCGGGGCCGACCGTCACCGAGGAAGAGATCCACGCCATGTTGGAAGAAGGATCGGACGCGGGCGTCATCGAGAAGACCGAGCACGACATGGTGCGCAACGTCTTCCGACTGGACGATCGCCAGATCGGCTCGCTCATGGTGCCCCGCTCGGAGGTCGTCTGGCTTGATGTGAATCGCCCGCTGGAAGAGAACCTTGCGCTCATCGCCGAGTCATTTCACTCGCGCTTCCCGGTGTGCGAGGGCGGCCTGGACGACATGATCGGCATCGTGACCTCCAAGCAGCTCTTCAACCAAACGCTCAAAGGCGAGCAGGTCGATCTGCAAAAGGATTTGATGGCGCCGGTCTATGTCCCGGAGTCGCTCACGGGGATGGAGCTGCTGGACCAGTTCCGCAGCTCGGGTAGTCAGATGGTCTTCGTCGTCGACGAATACGGCGGGGTCGAGGGTCTGGTGACCTTAAGCGACGTGATCGAGTCGGTCACCGGCGAGCTTCTCCCCCACAGCACGGAGGAATCCTGGGCCGTGCAGCGCGAGGACGGCTCCTGGCTGCTCGATGGTTTGATTCCGATCCTCGAGTTGAAGGACCGGTTGGGGATCAAGCGTGTTCCCGAGGAAGAGAAAGGCCGCTATCACACGCTCTCGGGAATGATGATGTGGCTGCTCGGCCGCTTGCCGAGCACGGGCGACATCTCCACCTGGGAAGGCTGGCGCTTGGAGGTCGTCGACCTCGACGGCAGGCGCATCGACAAGGTCTTGGCGACTCCGCTGCCCGAGTCTGCGGTCGAGCCGCCTGCTGGGCCGGACGGGGGGCGGTCGTCGACCGAGACGGAAGCCGACGGCGGGTTGCCGATCCCATGA
- a CDS encoding hemolysin family protein: protein MHELWIVLFVVMALVALNGLFVAAEFAIIGTSRAAMAARAEAGDALARRIARILDNPARLDRYVATAQLGITFASLGLGMYGEHTLAGYFEEWLLLAGFAAPGAFLTAHGLASVLAIAAITYLHIVLGEMVPKALALTRPMTVAVWVTPPMLVIGLILYPLVRVLNLTGNLLLGLVGFKRGRSAGHYLGQDELESLARESQESGLLSEESGRIFLELADFSEIAAVQAMVPRVRASGIPVGATDAMLREILHRHRHTRYPVYEGSLDQIIGTIHIKDLMALLRAGSGLDPAVVRETAYLPETATLDDVLAAMDRVHNQMIVVMDEHGGTAGILTMEDICAEAVGDIEEGVEDVPDVLPVGTAGYQVQGTVRLDTLGDLIGRELEHPEIDTVSGLILSELGRPPVLGDAVRWNGLHFEVSGLFGRGVRQATLTLEVPVTNADRDAEAEDAR from the coding sequence ATGCATGAGCTTTGGATCGTCCTGTTCGTCGTCATGGCCCTGGTGGCCCTCAACGGACTCTTTGTCGCCGCCGAGTTCGCCATCATCGGCACCTCGCGCGCCGCGATGGCCGCGCGTGCGGAGGCCGGAGACGCCCTGGCGCGGCGCATCGCCCGCATCCTCGACAACCCGGCGCGACTGGATCGCTATGTCGCCACGGCGCAGCTCGGCATCACCTTCGCGAGCCTGGGTCTGGGGATGTACGGCGAGCACACCCTGGCCGGGTACTTCGAGGAATGGCTTCTGCTCGCGGGATTCGCCGCCCCGGGTGCATTCTTGACGGCGCACGGGCTCGCGTCGGTGTTGGCCATCGCCGCGATCACCTATCTGCATATCGTCTTGGGCGAGATGGTCCCCAAGGCGCTTGCGCTGACCCGGCCCATGACGGTCGCCGTGTGGGTCACCCCGCCCATGCTGGTGATCGGCTTGATCCTCTATCCCCTGGTGCGCGTGCTCAATCTGACCGGCAACCTCTTGCTTGGTCTGGTCGGCTTCAAACGCGGGCGCAGCGCGGGCCATTATCTGGGCCAGGACGAGCTGGAGTCGCTCGCCCGCGAGAGCCAGGAAAGCGGCCTCTTGAGCGAGGAGAGCGGCCGGATCTTCCTCGAGCTTGCCGACTTCAGCGAGATTGCCGCCGTACAGGCGATGGTACCGCGGGTGCGCGCGAGCGGGATCCCGGTCGGCGCAACCGACGCCATGCTCCGCGAGATCCTGCATCGGCATCGGCACACCCGTTATCCGGTCTACGAGGGCAGTCTTGATCAGATCATCGGGACCATCCACATCAAGGATCTGATGGCGCTGCTGCGCGCCGGCTCGGGACTTGATCCTGCAGTGGTCCGAGAGACCGCCTACTTGCCCGAAACCGCGACCTTGGACGATGTCCTTGCCGCAATGGACCGGGTGCACAACCAGATGATCGTCGTGATGGACGAGCACGGCGGGACCGCGGGCATCCTCACGATGGAAGACATCTGCGCCGAGGCCGTCGGGGATATCGAGGAGGGTGTCGAGGACGTCCCGGATGTCTTGCCGGTGGGCACCGCGGGCTATCAGGTCCAAGGAACGGTGCGTCTGGACACCTTGGGCGACCTGATCGGGCGCGAGCTCGAGCACCCCGAGATCGACACGGTCTCCGGGCTGATCCTGAGCGAGCTGGGCCGCCCGCCCGTACTCGGGGATGCGGTCCGGTGGAACGGCCTGCACTTCGAGGTCAGCGGTCTCTTCGGCCGCGGTGTCCGCCAGGCCACCCTGACGTTGGAGGTGCCGGTGACCAACGCCGATCGGGATGCCGAGGCAGAGGATGCGCGCTGA
- a CDS encoding hemolysin family protein encodes MSTWMFLVVGILILINALYVAAEFAIVGARASRVEHFARQGHRLAAALLPIVKDTTRLDRYIATCQIGITLSSLILGAFGQATIALALGALLVSDWGMETVGAYASSATIVLVVLTSTQVVLGELIPKTVALQYPVGTAMYTYLPMRWSLVLFYPFIGLLNGSGNLILRRFGIDPEVSHRHVHSPDEIELLIRESNEGGMLEAKASKRLREVLRLSRHTVRQFMVPRRQIASLDLAAPLDELLAEIDASPYTRLVVHRGGLDNVRGFIHVKDLAIATAGGREILALQPLVRPLLALPNRLTLDRVLGQMRDRRARIALVVSEYGDVEGLISLEDIVRELIGELSDEFKSNSELDPEQLDDTRWRLPGRLPLDEAIDWASPYTDPSVWHDSQAETLAGWLLEQLGNIPEAGDRLEVIGLAFEIEEMDGPAIASVMVRVDGGASGDAHA; translated from the coding sequence ATGAGCACCTGGATGTTTCTCGTCGTCGGCATTCTGATCCTGATCAATGCGCTCTATGTCGCGGCCGAGTTTGCGATCGTTGGAGCGCGGGCCAGTCGCGTCGAGCATTTTGCCCGGCAGGGTCATCGACTCGCCGCAGCGCTCTTGCCCATCGTCAAGGACACGACACGCCTGGATCGCTACATCGCCACCTGCCAGATCGGGATCACACTCTCCAGCCTGATCCTCGGCGCCTTCGGACAGGCGACGATCGCGCTTGCGCTCGGCGCACTCCTGGTCTCGGACTGGGGGATGGAGACGGTGGGCGCCTACGCCTCGTCGGCGACCATCGTGCTGGTGGTGCTGACCTCGACCCAGGTCGTGCTCGGAGAGCTGATCCCCAAGACAGTGGCGCTCCAGTACCCGGTCGGGACGGCCATGTACACCTACCTGCCGATGCGCTGGTCCTTGGTCTTGTTCTACCCCTTCATCGGACTGCTCAACGGGAGCGGCAACCTGATTCTGAGGCGGTTCGGCATCGACCCGGAGGTCAGCCACCGACATGTCCATTCTCCGGACGAGATCGAGCTGCTGATTCGCGAAAGCAACGAGGGCGGGATGCTGGAGGCCAAGGCGAGCAAGCGTCTACGCGAGGTGCTGCGTCTCAGCCGCCACACGGTGCGCCAGTTCATGGTGCCGCGGCGACAAATCGCGAGTCTGGATCTGGCTGCACCGCTCGATGAGCTCTTGGCCGAGATCGACGCCTCGCCCTACACCCGCTTGGTCGTCCACCGGGGCGGGCTCGACAACGTGCGTGGCTTCATCCATGTGAAGGATCTGGCGATCGCGACCGCCGGCGGGCGCGAGATCCTCGCGCTGCAGCCCCTGGTCCGCCCGCTCCTGGCGCTGCCGAACCGCTTGACCCTGGATCGGGTGCTGGGACAGATGCGCGATCGACGCGCCCGCATCGCGCTGGTGGTGAGCGAGTACGGCGACGTCGAGGGCCTCATCAGCCTGGAGGACATCGTGCGCGAGCTGATCGGCGAGCTGTCCGACGAGTTCAAATCCAACAGCGAGCTCGACCCGGAGCAGCTCGACGACACGCGTTGGCGCCTGCCCGGACGCCTCCCGCTCGACGAGGCGATCGATTGGGCCAGCCCCTACACCGACCCGTCCGTCTGGCACGACAGTCAAGCCGAGACCCTCGCCGGCTGGTTGCTCGAGCAGCTCGGGAACATCCCTGAGGCGGGCGACAGGCTCGAGGTGATCGGTCTCGCGTTCGAGATCGAGGAGATGGACGGTCCGGCGATCGCATCCGTCATGGTTCGGGTCGACGGCGGCGCATCGGGAGACGCCCATGCATGA
- a CDS encoding glycosyltransferase family 2 protein gives MLAAEPIVELLLTLGLILLAMSSLNLLGLMLARLLMPARRLVATPHTRTQLPTVLVQLPLFNEGELVDRVLEAVMALDWPRERLQIQVLDDSTDAFSLSLSQRAVAKLRREGVQIELLHRIKRTAFKAGALAAGLEHSDAEFVAIFDADFIPPTDFLRKTIDPLLAQPDLAYVQARWAHINRDDSLLTRTQARLLDSHFQVEQEARWRLGLPVPFNGTCGVWRRRAIDDAGGWQGDTLTEDLDLSLRARLRGWRSGFMKDLPVPGVLPVSVRAWRTQQFRWTKGFAQCFVKLLPMIWASPALPRWQKVMISFQLGQPLAFLIGAACVVLGLPFIAGAAVPGEVLSRVAIVASILGFAAPIGFMTLAGIRSGAKATATEVFGALFLTTGLLLSNARAGLEALLGYRSPFVRTPKGAVTAGPRRMVRWPNGLLELSAGLGLLGFALLEEPVSVIYLVMVIGGLLGVGTLQFLDGRTLSKQTGAGS, from the coding sequence ATGCTCGCAGCGGAACCGATTGTCGAGCTGCTCCTGACGCTTGGCTTGATCCTCCTGGCGATGTCGTCGCTCAATCTTCTCGGGCTCATGCTCGCGCGTCTGCTGATGCCGGCCCGACGTCTCGTCGCCACACCGCACACCCGCACGCAGTTGCCGACGGTGCTCGTGCAGCTCCCGCTCTTCAACGAGGGCGAGCTGGTCGATCGCGTCCTCGAGGCCGTGATGGCCCTGGATTGGCCGAGAGAGCGCTTGCAGATCCAGGTGCTCGACGACAGCACCGACGCCTTTTCGCTGTCGCTCAGCCAGCGGGCCGTCGCCAAGCTGCGCCGGGAAGGCGTCCAGATCGAGCTTCTGCATCGGATCAAACGCACCGCCTTCAAGGCCGGTGCGCTGGCGGCGGGCCTCGAGCACTCGGATGCGGAGTTCGTGGCCATCTTCGACGCCGATTTCATACCGCCGACTGATTTCCTGCGCAAAACCATCGACCCCTTGCTTGCACAACCCGATCTCGCCTATGTCCAGGCCCGCTGGGCGCACATCAACCGGGACGACAGCCTGCTCACCCGCACGCAGGCGCGCTTGCTCGATTCGCACTTCCAGGTCGAGCAGGAGGCGCGTTGGCGCCTGGGTCTGCCGGTCCCCTTCAACGGGACCTGCGGTGTCTGGCGTCGCCGCGCAATCGATGACGCCGGCGGCTGGCAAGGCGACACGCTCACGGAGGACCTGGACCTGAGTCTGCGGGCCCGTCTACGCGGTTGGCGCTCCGGGTTCATGAAGGACCTCCCGGTCCCCGGCGTGCTGCCCGTCTCGGTGCGCGCCTGGCGGACGCAACAGTTTCGCTGGACCAAGGGATTCGCTCAGTGCTTCGTGAAGCTGCTGCCGATGATCTGGGCGAGCCCGGCGCTGCCGCGTTGGCAGAAGGTCATGATCAGCTTCCAGCTCGGCCAACCCCTGGCGTTCCTGATCGGCGCGGCATGCGTGGTCTTGGGACTGCCCTTCATCGCCGGCGCGGCGGTGCCCGGCGAGGTACTGAGCCGAGTCGCGATCGTCGCCTCGATCCTCGGCTTCGCGGCACCCATCGGTTTTATGACGCTCGCCGGCATCCGCTCCGGAGCAAAGGCAACGGCAACCGAGGTCTTCGGTGCGCTCTTCCTGACCACCGGACTGCTTCTCTCCAACGCGCGCGCCGGCTTGGAGGCCCTGCTCGGCTATCGCAGCCCCTTCGTGCGCACGCCGAAGGGCGCAGTCACGGCCGGCCCGCGCAGGATGGTGCGCTGGCCGAACGGACTCCTGGAGCTGAGTGCGGGTCTCGGCCTCTTGGGTTTCGCACTGCTGGAGGAGCCGGTCTCGGTCATCTACCTGGTCATGGTCATCGGCGGCCTGCTGGGCGTGGGAACCTTGCAGTTCCTGGACGGGCGCACGCTATCGAAACAGACAGGCGCCGGTTCCTGA
- a CDS encoding Tim44 domain-containing protein: MRFKSLMTAAIAIIAVTVLSVPADVEAKRMGGGMNLGKQSSGMQRQAPPAATAQRPAQPNAAQAAAGQRPASGASRWLGPLAGLAAGGLLASMFFGDGFEGFQIMDFLLIVLLAVGGFMLFRMWKRNQAKPAMAAAGVGGGFPHAGSAPAYERRGPADSGILHPGMGAQGGPVAGDNQSPSWFDGVGFLEGAKSHFINLQASWDQADFDGIREYMTPELFADLQRERLKTEGSQSTEVVRLNAELIGVRREGDLVVASVLFSGLIREDEKGAADAFSEIWHVQHRWDGAEGDWHIAGIQQVEG; this comes from the coding sequence ATGAGATTCAAATCACTCATGACCGCGGCCATCGCCATCATTGCGGTCACCGTCCTTTCCGTCCCCGCCGATGTCGAGGCCAAGCGCATGGGCGGCGGTATGAACCTCGGCAAGCAGTCCAGCGGGATGCAGCGCCAGGCCCCACCGGCCGCGACGGCGCAACGTCCAGCCCAGCCCAATGCGGCACAAGCCGCTGCCGGCCAACGCCCAGCGAGCGGCGCGAGCCGTTGGCTCGGTCCCTTGGCCGGTCTTGCGGCCGGCGGTCTGCTGGCCTCCATGTTCTTCGGCGACGGCTTCGAGGGGTTCCAGATCATGGACTTCCTCCTGATCGTCCTGCTTGCGGTCGGGGGCTTCATGCTGTTTCGCATGTGGAAGCGTAATCAGGCCAAACCGGCGATGGCCGCAGCCGGTGTGGGCGGCGGATTCCCGCACGCCGGATCCGCTCCGGCCTACGAGCGCCGCGGACCGGCGGACAGCGGCATCCTCCACCCCGGCATGGGCGCTCAGGGCGGCCCGGTCGCCGGCGACAACCAGTCACCGAGCTGGTTCGACGGCGTCGGCTTCCTGGAAGGTGCGAAGTCGCACTTCATCAATCTTCAGGCGTCTTGGGACCAAGCCGACTTCGACGGCATCCGCGAATACATGACGCCCGAGCTCTTCGCGGATCTGCAGCGCGAGCGCCTCAAGACCGAGGGAAGCCAATCCACCGAGGTCGTGCGTCTGAACGCCGAGCTGATCGGGGTGCGTCGCGAGGGTGATCTAGTGGTGGCGAGCGTGCTCTTCTCCGGCCTGATCCGCGAGGACGAGAAGGGCGCAGCGGATGCCTTCAGCGAGATCTGGCACGTTCAGCATCGTTGGGACGGCGCCGAGGGCGACTGGCATATTGCAGGCATCCAGCAGGTCGAAGGCTGA